A stretch of the Gavia stellata isolate bGavSte3 chromosome 11, bGavSte3.hap2, whole genome shotgun sequence genome encodes the following:
- the LOC104264009 gene encoding neuroserpin isoform X1, whose amino-acid sequence MYFLGLLSLLVLQSKAFKTNFPDETIAELSVNVYNQLRATREDENILFSPLSIAIAMGMVELGAHGTTLKEIRHSLGFDSLKNGEEFTFLKDLSDMATTEESHYVLNIANSLYVQNGFHISDKFLQLVKKYFKAEVENIDFSQSAAVASHINKWVENHTNNMIKDFVSSGDFGALTHLALINAIYFKGSWKSQFRPENTRTFSFTKDDESEVQIPMMYQQGEFYYGEFSDGSNEAGGIYQVLEIPYEGDEISMMIVLSRQEVPLVTLEPLVKASLINEWANSVKKQKVEVYLPRFTVEQEIDLKDVWRGLGITELFSSNADLTAMSDNKELYLAKAFHKAFLEVNEEGSEAAAASGMIAISRMAVLYPQVIVDHPFFFLVRNRRTGTVLFMGRVMHPEAMNTSGHDFEEL is encoded by the exons ATGTATTTCCTTGGACTGTTGTCTTTGCTTGTGTTGCAAAGCAAAGCCTTCAAGACAAATTTTCCTGATGAAACAATTGCTGAGCTTTCTGTGAATGTTTACAATCAGCTGCGAGCTACAAGAGAAGATGAGAatattcttttctctcctctgagCATTGCAATAGCCATGGGAATGGTAGAGCTTGGAGCCCATGGAACCACTTTGAAAGAAATTCGACATTCCTTGGGTTTTGACAGCTTAAAAAATG gtGAAGAGTTTACCTTCTTGAAGGACCTTTCTGATATGGCAACTACTGAAGAAAGCCATTATGTTCTGAATATTGCTAACTCTCTCTATGTGCAGAATGGATTTCATATCAGTGACAAATTTCTGCAGTTggtgaaaaaatactttaaagctGAAGTAGAGAATATAGATTTCAGCCAAAGTGCAGCTGTAGCTAGCCACATCAATAAGTGGGTGGAGAATCATACAAATA ATATGATCAAAGATTTTGTGTCTTCAGGAGATTTTGGTGCTCTAACTCATTTGGCTCTCATCAACGCAATCTACTTTAAAGGCAGTTGGAAATCACAGTTCAGACCTGAGAATACaagaactttttctttcactaaagATGATGAAAGTGAAGTGCAGATTCCAATGATGTACCAGCAGGGAGAGTTTTACTATG gaGAGTTCAGTGATGGCTCCAATGAAGCAGGTGGTATCTATCAAGTTCTGGAAATACCATATGAGGGAGATGAGATTAGTATGATGATTGTGCTTTCCAGACAGGAAGTTCCACTGGTCACATTGGAACCACTGGTCAAAGCCTCGTTGATTAATGAATGGGCTAATTCTGTAAAGAAGCAAAAAGTGGAAGTGTATTTACCAAG GTTCACAGTAGAACAGGAAATTGATCTGAAAGATGTCTGGAGAGGTCTCGGAATTACAGAGCTGTTCAGCAGTAATGCTGACCTCACTGCGATGTCTG atAACAAAGAACTTTACCTTGCAAAGGCATTTCACAAGGCATTTCTAGAAGTTAATGAGGAAGGatcagaagctgctgctgcctcag gaaTGATTGCCATTAGCAGAATGGCCGTGCTGTATCCCCAAGTTATAGTTGAtcatccctttttctttttggtcagaaacagaagaacag GTACTGTGTTATTCATGGGAAGGGTAATGCACCCTGAAGCAATGAATACAAGTGGCCATGACTTTGAAGAGCTTTAA
- the LOC104264009 gene encoding neuroserpin isoform X2, protein MYFLGLLSLLVLQSKAFKTNFPDETIAELSVNVYNQLRATREDENILFSPLSIAIAMGMVELGAHGTTLKEIRHSLGFDSLKNGEEFTFLKDLSDMATTEESHYVLNIANSLYVQNGFHISDKFLQLVKKYFKAEVENIDFSQSAAVASHINKWVENHTNNMIKDFVSSGDFGALTHLALINAIYFKGSWKSQFRPENTRTFSFTKDDESEVQIPMMYQQGEFYYGEFSDGSNEAGGIYQVLEIPYEGDEISMMIVLSRQEVPLVTLEPLVKASLINEWANSVKKQKVEVYLPRFTVEQEIDLKDVWRGLGITELFSSNADLTAMSEIKFFVSSHR, encoded by the exons ATGTATTTCCTTGGACTGTTGTCTTTGCTTGTGTTGCAAAGCAAAGCCTTCAAGACAAATTTTCCTGATGAAACAATTGCTGAGCTTTCTGTGAATGTTTACAATCAGCTGCGAGCTACAAGAGAAGATGAGAatattcttttctctcctctgagCATTGCAATAGCCATGGGAATGGTAGAGCTTGGAGCCCATGGAACCACTTTGAAAGAAATTCGACATTCCTTGGGTTTTGACAGCTTAAAAAATG gtGAAGAGTTTACCTTCTTGAAGGACCTTTCTGATATGGCAACTACTGAAGAAAGCCATTATGTTCTGAATATTGCTAACTCTCTCTATGTGCAGAATGGATTTCATATCAGTGACAAATTTCTGCAGTTggtgaaaaaatactttaaagctGAAGTAGAGAATATAGATTTCAGCCAAAGTGCAGCTGTAGCTAGCCACATCAATAAGTGGGTGGAGAATCATACAAATA ATATGATCAAAGATTTTGTGTCTTCAGGAGATTTTGGTGCTCTAACTCATTTGGCTCTCATCAACGCAATCTACTTTAAAGGCAGTTGGAAATCACAGTTCAGACCTGAGAATACaagaactttttctttcactaaagATGATGAAAGTGAAGTGCAGATTCCAATGATGTACCAGCAGGGAGAGTTTTACTATG gaGAGTTCAGTGATGGCTCCAATGAAGCAGGTGGTATCTATCAAGTTCTGGAAATACCATATGAGGGAGATGAGATTAGTATGATGATTGTGCTTTCCAGACAGGAAGTTCCACTGGTCACATTGGAACCACTGGTCAAAGCCTCGTTGATTAATGAATGGGCTAATTCTGTAAAGAAGCAAAAAGTGGAAGTGTATTTACCAAG GTTCACAGTAGAACAGGAAATTGATCTGAAAGATGTCTGGAGAGGTCTCGGAATTACAGAGCTGTTCAGCAGTAATGCTGACCTCACTGCGATGTCTG AAATTAAGTTCTTTGTCAGTTCACACAGGTGA